A stretch of DNA from Desulfurobacterium indicum:
GTGAACGTAAATTATCATTCTCCTCTTTCAGCAAATAGTAAAGTAACTTCATAACACCCCCTTCCCCAGGAAAGTGCTCTATTACTTTCGCTCTTCTCTTTATCTCCTTCATCCCCCTTTCAATGCTGTTAGTGCTGTAAATAAATCTTCTTATACCTTCAGGATACTTCATAAATGCCGTTAAACAGTGAA
This window harbors:
- a CDS encoding transposase, whose amino-acid sequence is HCLTAFMKYPEGIRRFIYSTNSIERGMKEIKRRAKVIEHFPGEGGVMKLLYYLLKEENDNLRSRVLPCKDEWEKFVKSRDKEVATGRHT